The Cytophagales bacterium DNA segment TCCTTTGGACAGTACTTCACGAATCCTGAATGTTGAGACATTGGGTGACGAGCACTACAGCTGTGCTCAGAACGTAAAAGAGTTGTTGCAACGCTACAAAGAACTGCAGGACATAATTGCGATCCTGGGTATGGATGAGCTTTCTGACGAGGATAAGCAAGTTGTACACCGCGCTCGTCGAGTACAGCGATTCTTGTCACAGCCTTTCCACGTAGCGGAGCAGTTCACAGGATTGCAAGGTGTGCTGGTAGACATCAAGGATACCATTAGAGGTTTCAACGAGATCATGGACGGTAAGCATGATAACTTGCCAGAAGCCGCATTCAACCTGGTAGGAACCATCGAGCAGGCGATTGAGAAAGGTGAGAAAATGTTGGCTGAAGCTGAAGCTTAATCATGTACATCGAGATCATTACACCGGATGAAAAGTTTTTCGAGGGGGAAGTAGAGAGTGCTACTTTCCCTGGAATTGACGGATCATTTCAGGTATTGAATAATCACGCACCGCTTATTTCTACTTTGGGAAAAGGCGATATCCGATTTATCCGACTGGTAGAAAAGAAGCCGGAAGAAACCCACGTTTTGGTGGAAGGCGGAATTGTTGAAGTACTCAACAACCGAGTTTCTGTGCTCGCTGAAAAAATCTTTAGCGAGTAAATTCCCCATTTGCGTCTAGCAGGAGACATTTAAGTGGCTTGTCCCCTTATTGTCACCCTAAAAAAATAATGCCAGATCGGGCAGTCACGTTAGTTTTGTAATTGTGATCGAACCAGGATCACATACCGTGATCGTCCAATGAGGGTCAGTGTCATTTGGCGGTGATTTTTGCTGACTCTTGATCCGGTAGAATGCCTTGTTTGTTTGGCGGCTTTCAGGGCTTTAATGGTACTTAGTGGTTTCAATCAGTGAGTGGAGGCTACCTTTATTTTATAGAGGTAGCTTTTTTTATTTTGTGCCGGAGGTAGTTTCTTGGCTCCAGCCGAGAAACAATTATTCCTGAGGCTCTCAGCCTCGATCAGTAAATTACATTTCCAATTGGAATCAAGACCTCTCCCAAATCAATCATCGCATTAAAAAGAGAAAGCCGCTCAAATTGAGCTAAATCTTCAGTTCGAATGGCTGTAGGAATAATTTGCCCTTCTTCCAATAATTTCGCCCTTCTTACACCTGGCAATAGTGGCTCTTCGGGAGTGTGCCACACGTTGTTTTTAAGTAAGGCAATATTCGCATAACAGGTATCTGTCAGCAGTCCATTTTTTACAATAAGGATATCGTCCGCTGAATTTCTTTGCTCAAATAATTGCCCTAACTCCACTCGATCTGCATACTTATAGCCATAATCAATGGTGTCAGAAGTAACCAATTGGAGGGAATTGATTTTCTTTCTGACGTAAGGATGTATTTCAATCTGATGCTGACGCTCGCCATACAAGACCCGAACCTTCCTAATGGAGGAACCAGGTATTTCTGATGGGATAATGTCTTCCAACACTAAGGGTGAAACATGGCCATAAACTTCCTTAAAAACACGATTGACACGCTTTTGATGATATTCCAGGAGCGGAAATCCCTCCCCATCTAAACAAATGCTTTCAAGAAACTGGAACATAGATCTTATCACGTATTTCCTGATATTCTTTTTCAGCGACACTTTGTGCGGTAATGCCTGCTCCACTTTTATAGACGAGTCCGTTAGAAGTTTGCTCAATGAATCGTATCATGACTCCAGAGGTAAGTTTTTTCCCATCATAGATGCCACAGACGCCAGTGTAAAAATTGCGATCATGTGTCTCGGTTTCATGGATCATCGCGACTGTTTTTGGCTTTGGGGCACCTGAGATCGACCCGGCAGGTAGTAGCTCGAAGAGTATGGATCCAATTTGATCTTGCCAATTAGTGTCTAATTGTCCCCTTACCTCAGAACTCACTTGTAATAAGTCTTTTTGTCGAGACTTGATCTGATCGATGTATCGAAACCGAGGAACATGCACTTGATCAGCGATGCGACTCAGGTCATTGCGAATAAGGTCCACAATGGTCACGTGTTCGGCAATCTCTTTTGGGTCATTCAATAAGCGGCTTGCGGCATCAGGTAAAGAGGCGTCAATGGTGCCCTTCATGGGGAAAGAGGCAATCTGTCCTGATTCATCTATGGATACAAAGCGTTCCGGAGAGAAACAAACAAAGTGGTCCTGATAATAGATTTTGAAAAGTGCTTTGGTACTATGAAAAATGTCTAGCTGGGTGCCAGAAGATTTGACAGGTGAACTGAAGGTAAGGTTAGTCAGGAACGAATTACCAATATTGATTTCCTGTTGTATGGCGTCGAAGGCTTCTCGGAATGCTTGAAATGATAGGTGTTTCGGAAAGATTTCAATGGTCGTAGGAGTTGAAGGATTGTAATTGCGGTAGCCTTCAATATCGAAATATACGGCACTATCCTTTAATGGGAGCTTTGCAACATAGGCTTCTGTTGCTTCAAAATTGGTAAAAAATATGAAGGGTGTACGAGCCTGGCCAAGCTCGTTCATGTACGCAATGGCTTCATTGCGCTGGCGAATCATTCTTCTTACGTCTGAAGCGATTGATCATTTTCTTTTCATAAGCCCAGAAGAAATCAAACTGGCCAAACAGAAACCCGTAAGTCAGCAGGATCACGTTGTAAAATGGGAAGATCAAGACCCAGTATACGATTTTGAACCATTCGTTGGTCGTGCCATTATCAGTCACGTAGTTGGTAACGAGGGGTTTTATCAGAAGGACTGTGAATCCAGTGCAGGCGAATACGATCAGTATAATGATGACCTGTTTGATACTGGTCAGTCCCCATTTTTCCTGAAGCTTATTGATCCAACTCATCAATCTTATTTTCAAATGCAGACCAGTTTTGGCCTTTCGGGGCGCAAGTTAATTGTAAAGGTTCTTTTCTCACGGGGTGAACGAAGCTTAATTGAAAAGCATGCAAGGAAATGCTCTTATCCGGATTAGGCGTGCCTTTTCCGTATCGAAGATCCCCGACTATCGGACATCTCATACTGGCCAACTGAACCCGTATTTGATGTGGCCTGCCAGTTTTAGGTTTAACGTGTAATAAGGAATGACCCTTTTCTACGAGTAGGATTTCATAGGAAAGTTCAGCTCTTTTGGCTCCATTCCTTTCCCTGTTGTAGGCCTTAACGAGGTTTTTGCTCCCATCTTTGACCAGCCAATGTATGAGTTTGCCTTCAGTTTCGATGGGCACCCCCTGAACGACGGCCAGATAAGACTTTACAACCTTGTCTTCCCGAAACAAGCGATTCAACCGCTCAGAAGCTTTTGACGTTCTGGCGAATGTGACAATTCCGCTCACAGGCCTGTCCAATCGATGAACCGGATGGAGGTAAACTTCACCGGGCTTGTCGTATTTCTCTTTGATGTATTTTCTGCCCCAGTCTGTCAAGGTAGCATCGCCGGTCTTATCACCTTGTACCAGCCATCCTGAAGGTTTGTGAATCACCAGTAAGTGGTTGTCTTCAAAAATGACTTGTGGTTCGGAGGTGCTTTTGGACTTCATGAATAGCGCAAAAGTATGGATTTCCTCCCATGGGAATGTCTATTCTGATACTTGTCGAGCTATCTTTATCCATCGATGAAGAGAAGGCAATTTGTTCGGAATACACTCCTGGGAAGTACACTTCCTTTTTGGTTGCAGGGTTGTAAGTGGGAATCCAAAGTCAACTTTCCAATTACGGTCCATTCCGATCATTTGACCGGGCATTTGATGTTCGAAAGCCAGCAATGGCCTAGAAAACAAGCGGCCTCGGTTCCTTTGATCATTGCTGGGGGTGGTGTGGCTGGATTAGCCGCGGCATGGAAACACCGTGAAAAAGATTTTCGATTATTTGAATTGTCGGATCGGTTTGGAGGCACAGCTTCCAGTCAATCCTTTCACGGCATTGATATTTGTCAGGGAGCTCATTATGACCTGGATTATCCGGATTATTATGGAGAGGAGGTACTGCAACTTTTAGAGCAAATTGGTGCGATCGAATATCAATCCTGGAAAAAGTCCTGGTCTTTTACTGATCGTCAGCATTTGATTCCTGCGACAAGAAGGCAGCAGTGTTATCAAAATGGAAGAATCCGGGCTGATGTTATTCCAGAAGGGCCACAAAAAGTAAAATTTTTAGCAGCGATTACTCCGTTTCTGGGTGAGATGAAATTGCCTACCCGTCATATCAGTAGGGACCTGACTTATCTTGATCAACAGAATTTTGTGAATTTTCTGTCTCAAAGCATGGAAGTTGATGCCGAATTCAAACGTTACCTCGATTACCATATGATGGATGATTATGGAGGAACGGCCGATCAGGTTTCTGCACTTGCGGGCATTCACTATTTCATGTGTCGGCCTTATTATCGAGAGCCTGTTTCACTCTTTTCACCACCGATGGGGAATGACTATTTTGTTCGGAAGATGATGGCTCAGATGGATGAGGATAAGCTTCATAAAAAACATCTTGTGTCCAGGGTTGAGAAGAAGGGACCAGGTTTTGTGGTGGAAGTGTTGGACATTGAACAAAAATCTGTACAGGTTTATGAGGCGGAGCAGGTGATTTATGCAGGGCAAAAACATGCGTTGAAATATGTTTTCCCAGAGGAGTACGATTTGTTTGCTGATAACATTTATGCTCCCTGGATGGTCATCAATTTCATCACCGATCAACAACCGGAACAATTTGGATTCTGGCAAAATGAATATTTGGGAGAAGACCCTTCCTTTCTTGGGTTTATTGATTCCAGTGTGCAGGATCGTGGGAGTCTCAATGGAAACCGAGTGTTAACTGCCTACTATTGCCTGAAACCTGAAGACCGTAAGGTACTTAAAACCATCCCTGAAAATAAGGATAGAATTGTATCGGAGACCCTGGAGAAAATAGAGTCGTTTCTCGCTACAAAATTGCCGATCAAGCAAGTGTTCATCAAGGTCATGGGGCATGCCATGCCGATACCTGAAACTGGCTATCTGTTTCAGGAAAGAAGTGCAGCAACGAGCTTGTCCTATGCTGGAGTCGATACGGGTCGACTGCCCCTGTTATTTGACGCGCTCGATTCGGGATTGCAGGTTTAAGTTAGGAGCCGTCATTCCGGTCTTCATAGTACACGCATCTTCTATGAAAGGTATTTCATGTTGAAGTACCGGATACTCAACATTTGTATATGCGTTACCACGGCCGAGAGAAACCGCAGCTAAAATTACGAATTAGATCTCCGCTTCAGCTCTTCAATCTGATTCAGTGCAGTCTGCAATTCACGCTTCAACTTTATTTGAGCTTCACGTGCTTTGTTTTTAGTGTTTTCCAATTCAGTACTGATGGTTTCGTAATCTTCTCTGGCTTGCTTTGCTGTGGAAGATCCGGATTTTCCTGTCCACCAAATGATCACACAAAGTATCAACAGGATCACAATGATGCCCCAAACCACCAGATGATAAGTCGACTTTTGAATGTCCGCACCAAGGAAAGAGATGGTAGTGGTATTACTCTGTGCTTTTTCCAGTTCCGCGCTGATTCCATCCATTTTGGATTGCAATTGCTCCGTCTCCAGTTTTCTTTCTGTGACTTCCGTAAGCAATCGAACAGATGCTTCTTGTTGGAATCGAAGACTGTCCTGCACTTCCTTCCAAAAGTCGTCCATTCGAGTGGTGGTGATCACCTTAAATTGCTCATAGGTCTCACTCGTTGTTTTGAGTGCATTGAATTTTTCATCAAGTGTAACAGGTGCAACAGGCTCCTGATCTTGAGCGATTGACAGATTTGGCATGAAAAAAGTTACCAAAGCCAACAAGCATAATGTAGAGAAACGACGCATAAGAATGGTTTCTTGAATTTCAACCGCGAAGTAATCGAACATTATTTAATTCTACAATAGAAAGAAGAGAATGCGTCTTAATACAAATCCCAGTTGCCAGCTAAATAGTAACGATAGAGTACGGGATCGTGGATGCGATTGGGCTTCACTTTATTGTATTGTTTTTTGAAGACCTGCTTCCCAAATGAGGAGATCAAAGTGAATGCTTCTTGATTGAGCCACTGAGTGGAGACGCGTAACTCTTGTTTTCGTAGCTGTTCTCCCAGATTTGTTGTTGCTTCTTTACTGCCAATCACCCATCCCCATTCTCCAAGTGTGGGGACTTGATTATGTAGAGGGAGCGTAGTAAATCCCGCTTTGGACATGGTCAATTGGATACATTCGAAAGCTTGTTGGGCATAATAGGGGCTTCCTGCCTGTGTGATCATCAGTCCACCCAGACGAAGCGCTTGCTTGCATAGCCAGTAGAATTCCTGACTGTAGAGTCTGCCCAAATCGACTGTTCTGGGGTCTGGAAAATCTGCAATGATAACGTCATATTGACCTTTGACGCTTTCCAGATAAGTAAATCCATCTTGGTTAATTACCTCTACCATTGGATGATTCAGGGCATTTTCATTAATGTCCAATAGGATAGGGTGATTTTGGGCCAATTTGGTGACACGGGGATCCAGGTCTACGAGGACAATTTTTTCAAGGTCAGGATATTTGAGTAGTTCTCTTACCGCAACGCCATCTCCGCCACCAAGCACAAGAACGCTTTTTGGAGCTTCATGTAAATGCATGATCGGATGAACCAACGGTTCATGATAGAGTGCTTCGTCAGCAGTGCTTAGTTGCTGGTGTCCATTCAGGAAAAACCAGTAATCATCTCCGGAATACGTCAATACAATTTTTTGATACTTGCTCTGTTCGCTGTAAACGACCCGATCATTGTATCGAACCCGGTCTCCCCAATTTACCACGGCCTTGGAAAGGAAAGCCGAAGCGCAAATGATGATGATCACACCCGAGATATAGCCCAGCATGCGTTTACGCTTATTTTTGGGGAGCTCTTTCCAAATAACAATGATCACAGTGATGGCCACGGAAAAATTGACCGCTCCCAATATAACGGGGGTATAGGTCAGGCCTAAATGTGGTAAACCAATAAAAGCAAAGAATACACCGCCCGCCAAACTGCCATAGTAATCATTTTCCATGGCCGAAGAGATATTGACCCGGAGGCTTTGGAACTGTTCGTTCAGTCGAATGACCAGCGGGATTTCCATGCCGATCAGTAAACCCACACTGATGCTTAAAATGTAAATGATTGCGGTAGGATCACTGTAGATAGCGAAAAAAGTGTAGACAATGATCGTCACATTAGAAGCGATCACCGACAGCCCGAATTCAATCCAGACAAACTTTTCAATGAGATTCGTTTCAATTCGTTTACTCAATCGACTGCCCAGGCCCATGGAAAAGAGCATGGTCGACACGATCATTGTGAATTGAAAAACAGAATCCCCTAGAAAATAGGTGGCAAGGGTCGATAAGGTGTATTCCGAAACAATACCTGCCAGTCCGGTGGCAAATAGGGCCGCCTTCAGGAGGGTAGACGTATACTTCATGTGGTTGGTGTTACCTCCCTATCAATAGGAAGTAAGTGACCAGGCAATGAGCATGGATCCGCCCACATAAGCAAATGCTTCAATGATGGCTGCGCCTACATTGGGATGTTCCTGATTGACAATTTCGTCCGTTAGTTTTTGGCCAGGTAAAAGTATTTTATCAGTCAATGTTCTGGCAATGGGTAAAAACAAAAGGCCAATGGTCGTGTCAACCGCTACATCGCTGAGCGTAGAAGTCCAGCTTTCGAAATCGTGCATCAGCGCAAAGCGAATGAGATTTGCAATGGCGATCACTGCACCTGCGTAACCAACCCCTACCGCAACATTATTCTTCTCAATGTGTTCGTGAATGTCGTAAGGAGTGATCAGGTTGTAAACCAAAGAGGTGATAAACAGAATGCCTTGTCCGAGTAGCCAGTAAAGCACAGCAGTAACAATAGGACCACCATCTCCATGTCCTTCTCCGTGAATAGCTCCCAGAACAATCAAACCAGTGGCAATGGCATTGGCTCCTTCAATGATTCCGGTACCCAGGTTTTTATCCTCCAGGATCTCCTTCTTCATGTTGAACTTGGAGAAGATCAGCTTATCATTGATGATCAATGTGATGTTTAGCAGGATGATGGACAATGCTCCGTAGATCCCTATGTCGATCAGATCATTGATCAGCCCCTGAGATTCGCCTACTACAGCACTTCCTATGGCAAGAAGCAACCCAATGTAATATCCTACATAAGCAAAAGAGAAGGCGAGGTTGTCATTTTCAACCAGTTCCCAGCTGACCTTCACTTTTGGATGGAACAACTGATAAGTGACTTTACCAACGAGGAAAAGAACGAAACTGGCCAATATGTAAATGACTGTGGTCAGTACGCCATCTAAGATTCCCATAAGTATATTTTAGATTAGGAGTGTAGAATAAAAATACAGATTATTTACCAAAACCGCCGCCGCGTGACCTTGAACTACTACTTGAGCTACGATTACTCGAAGTACGCCCCGTTCTGCTAGCTACCCGGTTTTTAAAGCTGGAATTATTTCGGCTCCAACTAGAAGAAGGATTACTGTTTCGGTTATAAGAACTATTTGTTCCGTAATACCTTCCACCAGAACCACCACCTTCGTCGCGTGGGCCGTAATATCTGCGACCGCTGCCATAATAGTTGCCGCGCCAATCGTTGTAGTAGGATCTTCTTGCCGGGTAAGTCATCATATTGAACATGCTGCTCATGAATGCATATTGTCCGTAGAATGCCCAGAAACTTGATCCGCCACTGTTGTTCCAGTAGCCGTACCGCGGATTCCCGACATAGTTGTTATATCCGGGAGGAGCTACGTTCTTGGTCAACTTCCCAGTACTATCTCGCGCAGCGATTTCCATCCCCATGTCATTCACATAAGTCTTGAATTCTTTTTCGCTGACCTCTTTCCAGTCGGTTTCTATTTCGCTGATATTGTTGGGGTCAGAACCACGAACGATCTTATACTTATGGAAATACGACTCGAAAAAGTTGCCTTTCACATCCATGTCATAAAGGATGATCGAATACACTTCATTGTCGGGGAGGTCCCTGATGATGTCATCGAGCGGGCTTTTTTTGTAACTGCTTCCGCCGCCGCATCCCAAAAGAAAGAATGCCAGTAAGGCGAAGCTAAAAAACCGAAATAGTCTGGAAATGGTAAAGGTGTACATGGTGCTTAGCTGCTGCCGGGTATAATGTTGGAAATTTGATAGGACTCTATGGAAATCCCTTCGGAGGCTTCAAAGGTCTCTTCATCCCACTGGGAGATCGAAACAATTTTGTCCTCTTCTTCTGTGAGGTATTCAAACGAAATTAATTCTTCCCAGTCTTCCGTTTTTTTGCCACATTCCCGGAAATGCCCGGCTGTGTCGGAATTCAGGAAATATTGCTCACCATTGTAGTGGATCTGTCTGGGGGCTTTTTCGGTCCGGGCGATTTCATCAGCCACATCTTCATCGATCTTTCGGATCTTCATCGGCCGGAAAATACCCAGTTTCAGCATGCCCTCATCTTCTACACTGAGGAAGGCAACATCATCTCCACTGTCAATTTTGTATTCGTACGAAAAATTATTGGTGTTCCATTGGTATTCGTACTTCTCCTTGACGACCCAGCTTTTAAGGTCGTACTCAAAAATGAAACCAACATCCAAATCTGAGATTTGTAAATTGGTTACATCGTAATCAGGTTCTTTCTTCTTTTTAAAAAAGTTAAACATTCGGCGAGTCGTTATTTTTCGGTAACCTTTTGATAAAGATACATGATCCCAAGGACCAACAAAGCGATGATGCCTACCTTAAACAAAAATGTAAAAAAAATACTGAAGAGAAATACCACCAGCACCAGTATCAATGCTGACTTGATTAAGTCCATGACCAACATGTTTTGTGAATTAAAATTTTGAGAAGGAAAGTATTCCGAAGAAGAGCTTTTGACCTTAAAATCCGCTAGTTCTTAATGATGGGATTTTGAACTCCTTCGGAATACGCTATGTCGTTGTTACATGCCCAGCTTGGCCTTCATGGCCGCCAGGTCATCGGAAGCTTTCGTGTTCGTGCCATCCAGTGCACTATCGATCTCATCATCCAAAGATTTAGACTCTCCGGCGATATCGCCATAGGCTTCAGCCAACGCTTCTTGTTGGGCAACTTTATCTTTCATGCGCTCAAGCATGCTTACGGTGCTTGAAGAGTCGATCTGCGCCATTTGCTTATTAACTTTAGCAGTGGCTTCACTCACCTTCACGCGCGCTTTCAACGTGCGCAATTCATTTTCATATTTGCTGATCTCCGCTCTAAGCTTCTTCACCTTGCCATCCAGCTGAGACACGTTATTCTCAAAACGATCTTGCTCGTTTTTAGATTGTGTCAGTGCCGCAGTGAATTCTTCTTTTCTGCTCAAAGCCTCAGTAGCTAAACGATCAGCATCAGAAGCTTCCATTTCACCTGATTGTGCTTTTTTCAAGAGCAACATGGCCTTATTCTCATAGTCTTTGGCTTTAGACATGTTGGTTTGCACGTCATTCTTGGCACGAATGGCCATGGCTTTTACCTCGGCCAATGCCTTAAGGCTGGCATCCAGATCTTTTTTCAGATCTCGAATACCTTGTTCTGTTAGCTTAATAGGGTTCTCTAATTTATCGAGGGCAGAATGAGCCTCTGCTTCCCCCATTTTAAACATTCTTTTGAAAACGTTCATTTTGTTTCTATTTATTAGTTCTTACTAAATGCAATTAATTCGTCTGTGTATTCACTCAACAATAGTGCGAGTGAGTTTAGTGTGGCCTCTATTTCATTCAGATCAAGATTTTCACACTCGTGGGTATTGCGGAAAAGCACGCGTTTCCCGGTCTCATCCAGTGCAAATGCGCCGTGGATGATGTCTCTGTTTTTCATCAATAACTTCTTGAAGATCTCTCCCGAGTCGGCAGAAAGGTCGAAGAGATACTGCTCTACGATAACGATCGGTTCAGATACGATGAGGACAACATTTTTCATGCCTTCTTCCTCATTTTCGACTACAAATACGCCATCCTCTTCATCTTCCTGAACGATGGTGAAGTCGAGTTCTAGTAGGTAGTCCTTTACTTTTTGAAAGTACGAGTTCATAGTTTGAGATTGAGATTAGTCATTGTTCCGAAAATACAAATTTTGTTCCTTGTTGTCATCTTTCTGCGTCATTGTCATCAGGGCAATTCGTGTTTCCGGGATTAAATTTAATTACTTTTACGGAGTATTTGGTCAAAAGTTATAGCATGGCTCAAAAAAATAGCAAAAATCTTTCTTTCATTGGAGAAAACATCAAAAAGATCAGAATGGCAAAGAATATTAGTCAAGCTGAGTTTGCAGGCCTATTTAATTTGGCAAGACCAAGTGTGGGTGCTTATGAAGAAGGAAGGTCAGAGCCAAAAATTGACACAATCATACAAATTGCTCATCATTTTAGAGTATCCATTGATGTGTTACTCACCCGAGAGTTGACTGTAAATGATATTTATTCCTTTGGATTGGTCAATGAAAAGCTCAACAAGGCACACAAATTAACCGAAACAACCAAAGAACCATTGGCGGAAGCCATCGCCTTTGTAGAGGTCAAAGAATACATTAATTATTTGGTACAGTACCAAAATGGTGATTTTGTCAGC contains these protein-coding regions:
- the atpC gene encoding ATP synthase F1 subunit epsilon; translation: MYIEIITPDEKFFEGEVESATFPGIDGSFQVLNNHAPLISTLGKGDIRFIRLVEKKPEETHVLVEGGIVEVLNNRVSVLAEKIFSE
- a CDS encoding aminodeoxychorismate synthase component I — its product is MIRQRNEAIAYMNELGQARTPFIFFTNFEATEAYVAKLPLKDSAVYFDIEGYRNYNPSTPTTIEIFPKHLSFQAFREAFDAIQQEINIGNSFLTNLTFSSPVKSSGTQLDIFHSTKALFKIYYQDHFVCFSPERFVSIDESGQIASFPMKGTIDASLPDAASRLLNDPKEIAEHVTIVDLIRNDLSRIADQVHVPRFRYIDQIKSRQKDLLQVSSEVRGQLDTNWQDQIGSILFELLPAGSISGAPKPKTVAMIHETETHDRNFYTGVCGIYDGKKLTSGVMIRFIEQTSNGLVYKSGAGITAQSVAEKEYQEIRDKIYVPVS
- a CDS encoding DUF350 domain-containing protein gives rise to the protein MGILDGVLTTVIYILASFVLFLVGKVTYQLFHPKVKVSWELVENDNLAFSFAYVGYYIGLLLAIGSAVVGESQGLINDLIDIGIYGALSIILLNITLIINDKLIFSKFNMKKEILEDKNLGTGIIEGANAIATGLIVLGAIHGEGHGDGGPIVTAVLYWLLGQGILFITSLVYNLITPYDIHEHIEKNNVAVGVGYAGAVIAIANLIRFALMHDFESWTSTLSDVAVDTTIGLLFLPIARTLTDKILLPGQKLTDEIVNQEHPNVGAAIIEAFAYVGGSMLIAWSLTSY
- a CDS encoding polyamine aminopropyltransferase codes for the protein MKYTSTLLKAALFATGLAGIVSEYTLSTLATYFLGDSVFQFTMIVSTMLFSMGLGSRLSKRIETNLIEKFVWIEFGLSVIASNVTIIVYTFFAIYSDPTAIIYILSISVGLLIGMEIPLVIRLNEQFQSLRVNISSAMENDYYGSLAGGVFFAFIGLPHLGLTYTPVILGAVNFSVAITVIIVIWKELPKNKRKRMLGYISGVIIIICASAFLSKAVVNWGDRVRYNDRVVYSEQSKYQKIVLTYSGDDYWFFLNGHQQLSTADEALYHEPLVHPIMHLHEAPKSVLVLGGGDGVAVRELLKYPDLEKIVLVDLDPRVTKLAQNHPILLDINENALNHPMVEVINQDGFTYLESVKGQYDVIIADFPDPRTVDLGRLYSQEFYWLCKQALRLGGLMITQAGSPYYAQQAFECIQLTMSKAGFTTLPLHNQVPTLGEWGWVIGSKEATTNLGEQLRKQELRVSTQWLNQEAFTLISSFGKQVFKKQYNKVKPNRIHDPVLYRYYLAGNWDLY
- a CDS encoding PspA/IM30 family protein — translated: MNVFKRMFKMGEAEAHSALDKLENPIKLTEQGIRDLKKDLDASLKALAEVKAMAIRAKNDVQTNMSKAKDYENKAMLLLKKAQSGEMEASDADRLATEALSRKEEFTAALTQSKNEQDRFENNVSQLDGKVKKLRAEISKYENELRTLKARVKVSEATAKVNKQMAQIDSSSTVSMLERMKDKVAQQEALAEAYGDIAGESKSLDDEIDSALDGTNTKASDDLAAMKAKLGM
- a CDS encoding DUF6787 family protein, whose product is MSWINKLQEKWGLTSIKQVIIILIVFACTGFTVLLIKPLVTNYVTDNGTTNEWFKIVYWVLIFPFYNVILLTYGFLFGQFDFFWAYEKKMINRFRRKKNDSPAQ
- a CDS encoding YbjN domain-containing protein, yielding MNSYFQKVKDYLLELDFTIVQEDEEDGVFVVENEEEGMKNVVLIVSEPIVIVEQYLFDLSADSGEIFKKLLMKNRDIIHGAFALDETGKRVLFRNTHECENLDLNEIEATLNSLALLLSEYTDELIAFSKN
- a CDS encoding FAD-dependent oxidoreductase gives rise to the protein MKRRQFVRNTLLGSTLPFWLQGCKWESKVNFPITVHSDHLTGHLMFESQQWPRKQAASVPLIIAGGGVAGLAAAWKHREKDFRLFELSDRFGGTASSQSFHGIDICQGAHYDLDYPDYYGEEVLQLLEQIGAIEYQSWKKSWSFTDRQHLIPATRRQQCYQNGRIRADVIPEGPQKVKFLAAITPFLGEMKLPTRHISRDLTYLDQQNFVNFLSQSMEVDAEFKRYLDYHMMDDYGGTADQVSALAGIHYFMCRPYYREPVSLFSPPMGNDYFVRKMMAQMDEDKLHKKHLVSRVEKKGPGFVVEVLDIEQKSVQVYEAEQVIYAGQKHALKYVFPEEYDLFADNIYAPWMVINFITDQQPEQFGFWQNEYLGEDPSFLGFIDSSVQDRGSLNGNRVLTAYYCLKPEDRKVLKTIPENKDRIVSETLEKIESFLATKLPIKQVFIKVMGHAMPIPETGYLFQERSAATSLSYAGVDTGRLPLLFDALDSGLQV
- a CDS encoding RluA family pseudouridine synthase, which codes for MKSKSTSEPQVIFEDNHLLVIHKPSGWLVQGDKTGDATLTDWGRKYIKEKYDKPGEVYLHPVHRLDRPVSGIVTFARTSKASERLNRLFREDKVVKSYLAVVQGVPIETEGKLIHWLVKDGSKNLVKAYNRERNGAKRAELSYEILLVEKGHSLLHVKPKTGRPHQIRVQLASMRCPIVGDLRYGKGTPNPDKSISLHAFQLSFVHPVRKEPLQLTCAPKGQNWSAFENKIDELDQ
- a CDS encoding DUF4178 domain-containing protein codes for the protein MFNFFKKKKEPDYDVTNLQISDLDVGFIFEYDLKSWVVKEKYEYQWNTNNFSYEYKIDSGDDVAFLSVEDEGMLKLGIFRPMKIRKIDEDVADEIARTEKAPRQIHYNGEQYFLNSDTAGHFRECGKKTEDWEELISFEYLTEEEDKIVSISQWDEETFEASEGISIESYQISNIIPGSS
- a CDS encoding aminotransferase class IV, yielding MFQFLESICLDGEGFPLLEYHQKRVNRVFKEVYGHVSPLVLEDIIPSEIPGSSIRKVRVLYGERQHQIEIHPYVRKKINSLQLVTSDTIDYGYKYADRVELGQLFEQRNSADDILIVKNGLLTDTCYANIALLKNNVWHTPEEPLLPGVRRAKLLEEGQIIPTAIRTEDLAQFERLSLFNAMIDLGEVLIPIGNVIY